One part of the Aurantibacillus circumpalustris genome encodes these proteins:
- the rpsR gene encoding 30S ribosomal protein S18 produces MAAPKDIRYLNPPTAEAKKKKYCRFKKSGIKYIDYKDPDFLLKFVNEQGKLLPRRLTGTSLKFQRKVAQAVKRARHLSLMPYVADLMK; encoded by the coding sequence ATGGCAGCACCAAAAGATATAAGATATCTAAACCCTCCAACAGCGGAGGCAAAAAAGAAAAAATATTGCCGCTTCAAAAAAAGTGGAATTAAGTATATTGATTACAAAGACCCTGATTTTCTATTGAAATTCGTTAACGAACAAGGTAAATTGTTACCACGTCGTTTAACTGGTACTTCTTTGAAATTTCAGCGTAAAGTGGCACAAGCTGTAAAACGTGCCCGTCACTTATCATTAATGCCTTACGTGGCCGATTTAATGAAATAA
- a CDS encoding M1 family metallopeptidase encodes MILKYSIKISLLKYILFLFIFQCFSLSSQTEYLDFRSATNPLYWKNRKPYEGYWQQDVHYNIKAEINDSSDILSGVEELIYWNNSPFDISYVYFHLYSNGNTKDSYSADLYKNNNYNLKFGKYRGKNLGTEVETITVNGQELKTELDNTILKVYLPKVLKSGESTTFKLNFKTYFDKEAIRNRMKMFNSFGKKHYDVVHWYPRITVIDRKFGWNTDQHMDHEFYGDFGSFYVEMTMPNDYVADGTGTLINEKEVLPDTLKRKLNLANFLKKPFNSTPSTIIKKDGSKKTWKFSAINVHDFAFTADPNYRIGETNWNGVRCIALVQEPHAAGWYNAPQYIAKTLDVNSYNIGPYHHPKMIVADAQDGMEYPMLVLCGGFDPDYRTLLIHEMTHNWFQGMLGTNENYRAYMDEGFTQFYTADTYQFIDGPLTIEPKPKSKYIERFTEPSRILDDQIYNSFYNNAVIKGEETPLNTHADDFNGAIRHGGGYGQSYTKTAAMLKNLEYVLGRALFDKSMQHYFDQWKFAHPYPEDFRNSIIMYAGIDLNWFFDEWLETSKTIDYKVGRIKRKKKGVYEITFKRKGSMQMPIDFAVIDANDSARHFYIPNTWFERPTRATTLPRWIGWGPKLKTTYTATLDIGTKIKNVIIDPSYRLADVDMTNNSKHGRISLRFDSKVYNPPNWKRYDMRVRPGIWYNGYDGAKIGAVLSGDYLRTKHVFEFGLFFSSGLGQAYLKKITNDYNTIKNKYNTISFWFDYKTATNRFIKKSNIYLQAKSLDGLDGGTLGFEKKSNNEKTRVYTHLKAMWRDLPQDMVYLINPQEWGYQKLNSAIHIGLEHDYRYRRGTGNILLNVRTAAFTNDYDFSAATLSVVNKNDLGKININTRVFGQIGFGNKLPSESMLFAAGANNEELMGNKYTRSMGIIPPDWGGYGVTTNHFTAGGGLNLRGFSGYLLAQQNSNGSLSYNYKGTTGISINTEIEFGEFFKRFNPKFLKNSIKIQPYLFGDVGSINTNSPDRAIAMSDVMGDAGIGTTLSIVRWGKLYGIKPLTIRFDCPFFISRLPFAEKDYFQFRWMLGINKSF; translated from the coding sequence ATGATCTTAAAATACAGCATAAAAATCTCGTTGCTAAAGTATATTCTATTTTTATTTATTTTTCAGTGCTTCAGTTTATCTTCTCAAACTGAATATCTCGACTTTCGTTCTGCCACTAACCCACTCTACTGGAAAAACAGAAAGCCTTATGAAGGATACTGGCAGCAGGATGTACATTATAACATTAAGGCAGAAATTAACGACAGCTCTGATATTTTAAGTGGTGTTGAAGAACTTATCTACTGGAACAATTCGCCTTTCGATATTTCATACGTTTATTTTCATCTTTACAGTAACGGAAATACAAAAGATTCCTACAGCGCTGATCTTTACAAAAACAACAACTACAATTTAAAATTTGGAAAATACCGCGGAAAAAATCTCGGTACAGAAGTTGAAACGATCACCGTAAATGGTCAAGAATTAAAAACAGAACTAGACAATACAATCTTAAAAGTTTATCTACCTAAAGTTTTAAAGTCGGGCGAGTCTACAACATTTAAGTTAAATTTTAAAACATATTTTGATAAGGAAGCAATCCGTAACCGAATGAAGATGTTTAATTCGTTTGGAAAGAAACACTACGATGTGGTGCACTGGTATCCGCGCATTACAGTTATAGATCGAAAATTTGGTTGGAATACTGATCAACATATGGACCATGAGTTTTATGGTGACTTTGGTTCTTTTTATGTGGAAATGACCATGCCTAACGACTATGTTGCGGATGGCACTGGAACATTAATAAATGAAAAAGAAGTTTTACCTGACACTTTAAAAAGGAAGCTCAACCTTGCTAACTTCCTTAAAAAGCCTTTTAATTCGACCCCTTCAACCATTATTAAAAAAGACGGTAGTAAAAAAACATGGAAGTTTTCTGCGATTAATGTGCATGATTTCGCATTCACGGCAGATCCCAATTACCGCATTGGTGAAACAAATTGGAATGGCGTGCGCTGCATTGCCCTTGTGCAAGAACCGCATGCAGCCGGCTGGTATAACGCACCACAGTACATTGCAAAAACACTTGATGTTAATTCTTATAATATTGGCCCATATCATCATCCAAAAATGATTGTAGCTGATGCTCAAGATGGGATGGAGTACCCAATGCTCGTGCTATGTGGGGGATTTGATCCAGACTACAGAACTTTATTGATTCATGAAATGACTCACAACTGGTTTCAAGGAATGCTTGGCACGAATGAAAACTATAGAGCATATATGGACGAAGGTTTTACGCAATTTTACACAGCAGATACCTATCAGTTTATTGATGGTCCATTAACCATAGAACCAAAACCAAAAAGCAAATACATTGAGCGTTTTACAGAGCCTTCAAGAATCCTTGATGATCAAATTTATAATTCTTTTTATAACAACGCTGTTATAAAGGGTGAAGAGACTCCACTTAATACTCATGCAGATGACTTCAATGGAGCGATAAGACATGGTGGTGGTTACGGACAATCCTACACAAAAACCGCAGCCATGTTGAAAAATTTAGAATATGTTTTAGGTCGCGCCCTGTTCGACAAATCCATGCAACATTATTTCGATCAATGGAAATTTGCCCATCCCTATCCCGAAGATTTTAGAAATTCAATTATTATGTACGCTGGCATTGATCTTAATTGGTTCTTTGATGAATGGCTGGAAACCTCAAAAACTATTGACTATAAAGTAGGTCGTATTAAGCGCAAAAAAAAGGGTGTATATGAAATTACTTTTAAGCGTAAAGGGAGTATGCAAATGCCAATTGATTTTGCTGTCATCGATGCAAATGATTCTGCGCGCCACTTTTACATTCCAAATACATGGTTTGAAAGACCTACCAGAGCTACTACCCTACCCCGCTGGATCGGCTGGGGTCCAAAATTAAAAACAACTTATACTGCAACTCTCGATATTGGAACTAAAATAAAGAACGTCATCATCGATCCATCTTATCGATTAGCTGATGTAGACATGACAAATAATTCAAAACACGGCAGAATAAGTTTACGTTTTGATTCAAAAGTATACAATCCGCCAAACTGGAAACGGTACGACATGCGTGTAAGGCCTGGGATTTGGTATAATGGTTATGACGGTGCTAAAATTGGTGCTGTATTAAGTGGTGATTATTTGAGAACAAAACATGTTTTTGAATTTGGGTTATTTTTTAGCTCCGGATTAGGCCAAGCTTATCTTAAAAAAATAACAAATGATTACAATACAATTAAAAATAAATACAATACCATTTCATTTTGGTTTGATTACAAAACCGCAACCAATCGTTTTATAAAAAAATCTAATATTTATTTACAAGCAAAATCTTTAGATGGACTCGACGGCGGAACACTAGGTTTTGAAAAGAAAAGTAATAATGAGAAAACGAGAGTGTATACACATCTAAAGGCTATGTGGCGGGACCTTCCGCAGGACATGGTGTATCTTATCAATCCGCAAGAATGGGGTTATCAAAAACTTAACAGTGCTATTCATATTGGGTTAGAGCATGATTACAGGTATAGACGAGGCACAGGAAATATACTCTTGAATGTTCGTACAGCTGCATTTACCAATGATTACGATTTTTCAGCAGCAACTCTTTCGGTTGTAAACAAAAACGATCTGGGCAAAATCAATATCAATACACGCGTATTCGGACAGATTGGTTTTGGAAATAAACTACCATCTGAGTCGATGTTATTTGCCGCCGGAGCAAATAACGAAGAGCTTATGGGTAATAAGTACACACGTTCAATGGGTATTATACCGCCTGACTGGGGCGGTTATGGGGTTACAACAAATCATTTTACTGCAGGTGGTGGCTTAAATTTAAGAGGTTTCTCAGGGTATTTACTTGCGCAGCAAAACTCAAACGGATCACTAAGCTATAATTACAAAGGCACAACCGGCATTTCAATTAATACAGAAATAGAATTTGGAGAATTTTTCAAACGCTTTAATCCAAAATTTTTGAAAAACAGTATTAAAATTCAACCTTATTTATTCGGTGATGTTGGTAGCATTAATACAAACTCTCCAGATAGGGCCATTGCTATGAGTGACGTTATGGGTGATGCCGGCATTGGAACTACCTTGAGTATTGTTCGATGGGGCAAGTTATATGGAATAAAACCACTTACTATTCGTTTTGATTGTCCATTTTTTATTAGCCGATTACCATTTGCTGAAAAAGATTATTTTCAATTCAGATGGATGCTTGGAATTAATAAATCATTTTAA
- a CDS encoding acyl-CoA dehydrogenase family protein yields the protein MASDNFQAHDYYLMDELLSDEHKLIRETARAWVKKEVSPIVEDACQKAEFPKQWIKGLAEIGAFGPYIPTEYGGAGLDQISYGLIMQELERGDSGLRSTASVQSSLVMFPIYTYGSEEQKKKYLPKLASGDMMGCFGLTEPDHGSNPNGMITNFKDAGDGKHVILNGAKMWISNSPFADIAVVWAKDEAGDIRGLVVERGMKGFTTPETHGKWSLRASATGELVFDNVKVPRENIFPNIKGLKGPLGCLNSARYGISWGVIGAAMDCYDSALRYSKERIQFGKPIGAFQLTQKKLAEMITEITKAQLLTWRLGVLKNEHRATPAQISMAKRNNVHMAITIAREARQIHGGMGITGEYPIMRHMMNLESVITYEGTHDIHLLITGMDVTGFNAFG from the coding sequence ATGGCAAGCGACAATTTTCAAGCACACGATTATTATTTAATGGATGAACTTTTAAGTGATGAGCATAAGTTAATACGTGAAACAGCCCGAGCATGGGTAAAAAAAGAAGTATCTCCTATCGTAGAAGATGCGTGTCAGAAAGCTGAGTTCCCGAAACAATGGATTAAAGGTTTGGCTGAGATTGGAGCATTTGGTCCATATATTCCCACAGAATATGGAGGTGCAGGATTAGATCAAATATCTTATGGTTTAATTATGCAAGAATTGGAACGTGGGGATAGTGGTTTAAGATCTACTGCATCTGTTCAAAGTTCTCTTGTAATGTTTCCAATTTATACTTATGGCAGCGAAGAGCAAAAGAAAAAATATTTACCGAAGTTGGCTAGTGGAGATATGATGGGATGTTTTGGTTTAACTGAACCTGATCATGGTAGTAATCCAAATGGTATGATTACGAATTTTAAAGATGCAGGTGACGGTAAACATGTTATTTTAAACGGTGCAAAAATGTGGATCAGCAATTCACCTTTTGCTGATATTGCAGTAGTTTGGGCGAAAGACGAAGCGGGAGATATTCGTGGTTTAGTTGTTGAGCGTGGCATGAAAGGATTTACTACTCCTGAAACCCATGGCAAATGGAGTTTAAGAGCCAGTGCAACCGGAGAATTAGTTTTTGATAATGTAAAAGTTCCGAGGGAAAATATTTTTCCAAATATAAAAGGACTTAAAGGACCGCTCGGTTGCTTGAATAGCGCTAGATATGGTATTTCATGGGGAGTTATTGGTGCTGCGATGGATTGTTACGATAGCGCATTGCGTTATAGTAAAGAACGTATTCAGTTTGGTAAACCGATAGGTGCTTTTCAATTAACTCAAAAAAAATTGGCTGAAATGATAACTGAAATTACAAAAGCTCAGTTATTAACTTGGAGATTAGGTGTTTTAAAAAACGAACACCGCGCTACTCCCGCTCAAATAAGTATGGCAAAGCGTAACAACGTTCATATGGCAATAACCATTGCGCGTGAGGCTCGTCAAATACATGGTGGAATGGGTATTACAGGTGAATATCCAATCATGCGTCACATGATGAATTTAGAAAGTGTAATAACTTATGAAGGTACACACGACATTCACTTATTGATAACAGGAATGGATGTTACGGGCTTCAACGCTTTTGGATAG
- the rplI gene encoding 50S ribosomal protein L9 yields MEVILKQDIKGLGYKDDKVTVANGYGRNFLLPKGMATLATESAKKMHAEILKQRAFKEDKLRKEATANSEKLADVSIKVGAKAGESGKIFGSVTTIQIAEALQKAGYAVERKNIEITEDSIKQLGTYTAKVRLYKEVAATVTFEVVSE; encoded by the coding sequence ATGGAAGTTATTTTAAAACAAGATATCAAAGGTTTAGGATACAAAGACGATAAAGTTACCGTTGCAAACGGATACGGACGTAACTTTTTATTACCTAAGGGCATGGCTACATTAGCCACCGAAAGCGCTAAAAAAATGCATGCTGAAATACTTAAGCAACGTGCGTTTAAAGAAGATAAATTACGCAAAGAAGCAACTGCAAACTCTGAAAAATTAGCAGATGTGAGCATTAAAGTTGGAGCAAAAGCTGGCGAAAGCGGAAAAATATTTGGTTCGGTTACTACTATCCAAATCGCAGAAGCTCTTCAAAAAGCAGGTTATGCTGTTGAACGTAAAAACATCGAAATTACTGAAGATTCAATCAAACAATTAGGTACCTATACTGCTAAAGTACGTTTGTACAAAGAAGTTGCGGCTACTGTAACGTTTGAAGTTGTATCTGAATAA
- a CDS encoding PrsW family intramembrane metalloprotease gives MSHGLLYIFFLAFAALVSVAMWLDYFRQIDVFEKENVFSLILAVSIGGLTPSLSLYIYRVLEEFNFAENGEFINDALFSILGIGLNEELCKLLGVLFVFFLLKKRINEPIDYLIYAGVTALGFSLVENYNYFYNHGVTILTSRTFYSALEHIINSTIIIYGLYRKKIFRKGNLLLNSITGILLAVTSHGLFDFFLTDGFLGIFTSLLSLIIYLIGINFWIQMLNNANNYSSFFDYHKVNFTPNLVFRLFYWYFLTLVIAFTNNYVMTGLNTSIITFLKGLFSDGILFWIVILRVSRFKIFKMKYFKVTPALPFYITKNNDEDFLIPILNIGIKIRGENFREHLLTKFLQRKIELHPVNEKNNLIKKTVNAIITDKKLLHDDVIVYPVSIEGFSNTNLYVLKPKTSGIKEIGNRYPIEGLYSIEGLSETQKLELINHNKLKFVEWIYLKIDYKL, from the coding sequence ATGTCGCACGGTCTACTTTACATTTTTTTCCTGGCTTTTGCTGCGCTTGTGAGCGTGGCCATGTGGCTCGATTATTTTAGGCAGATAGACGTTTTTGAAAAAGAAAATGTTTTTTCACTCATTCTAGCCGTTAGTATTGGAGGCTTAACCCCTTCACTGAGTTTATACATTTATAGAGTTCTTGAAGAATTTAATTTTGCAGAAAATGGAGAATTTATAAATGACGCTCTTTTTTCAATTCTTGGAATTGGTTTAAATGAAGAACTCTGCAAATTATTAGGAGTTCTTTTTGTGTTTTTTCTTTTAAAAAAACGGATAAATGAACCCATTGATTACCTGATATATGCTGGTGTTACAGCCTTAGGCTTTTCTTTGGTTGAAAATTATAATTACTTCTATAATCACGGTGTTACCATTCTCACCTCTCGCACCTTTTATTCTGCCTTAGAACACATTATTAATTCTACCATTATTATTTACGGTTTATATCGAAAGAAAATTTTCAGAAAAGGTAATCTACTTTTGAATTCAATAACAGGCATCCTCCTTGCAGTAACGTCTCATGGACTATTTGATTTTTTTCTCACAGATGGTTTTTTAGGAATCTTTACCTCTTTACTTTCTCTTATAATTTATTTAATTGGGATTAATTTTTGGATTCAGATGTTAAACAACGCAAATAATTATTCTTCATTTTTTGATTATCACAAAGTGAATTTTACACCTAATTTAGTTTTTCGGTTGTTCTATTGGTATTTTCTCACATTGGTTATAGCATTTACAAATAATTATGTGATGACAGGTTTAAACACCTCAATAATTACATTTTTAAAAGGTCTGTTTTCAGATGGGATCTTATTTTGGATAGTGATACTAAGAGTTAGCAGGTTTAAAATTTTTAAAATGAAGTATTTCAAAGTTACACCTGCATTACCTTTTTACATTACAAAAAACAATGATGAAGATTTCTTAATACCAATTTTAAATATTGGGATCAAAATAAGAGGAGAAAATTTTCGGGAACATTTGCTTACGAAATTCTTACAACGAAAGATAGAGTTGCATCCAGTGAACGAAAAAAATAATTTGATTAAAAAAACTGTAAATGCGATAATTACTGACAAAAAATTACTGCATGATGATGTTATCGTTTATCCGGTATCAATTGAAGGATTTTCAAATACTAATTTGTATGTTTTAAAACCAAAAACGAGTGGAATAAAGGAGATAGGCAATCGTTATCCAATTGAAGGTTTGTACAGTATTGAAGGATTAAGTGAGACCCAAAAGTTAGAATTAATCAATCATAATAAGTTAAAATTTGTGGAGTGGATTTACCTAAAAATAGATTACAAATTATAA
- a CDS encoding DUF1028 domain-containing protein produces MRIRNVYVAVILSCNVFSNAQDTFSILAFDSITGEVGAAGASCVDLFPFPAYSNHFIAEIFPGEGAIATQAAYIAANQINAKNRFTAGDSPTQIINWLQANDAQSTIDAQTRQYGVVRMNTSNPKSAGFTGANCMNYKNHITGPNYSIQGNILLGQMVLDSMEARFNREPGDLACKLMAAMEGAKMIGADSRCTSNGSSSLFAFLKVAQPGDLFGQPSLLVSLKTPANSGIEPIDSLQILFNAERTCTYTAVGLEEHIEQLINFQLFPNPSSDKVVLRSNNPYKEYTWLIRNILGAKIESGTDKGQIEINTLGWKKGLYTIEIRVEKTRIIKKFTVN; encoded by the coding sequence ATGAGAATTAGGAATGTTTATGTCGCAGTAATCTTATCGTGTAATGTTTTTTCAAATGCACAAGATACCTTTTCAATTTTAGCATTTGATTCAATTACCGGCGAAGTTGGAGCAGCTGGAGCATCATGTGTTGACCTATTCCCGTTTCCAGCATACTCAAACCATTTTATTGCGGAAATTTTTCCAGGTGAAGGAGCAATTGCAACACAGGCAGCTTATATAGCTGCCAACCAAATTAATGCCAAAAATCGCTTTACAGCTGGTGATAGTCCAACTCAAATAATAAATTGGCTTCAGGCAAATGACGCGCAATCCACAATTGATGCACAAACGAGGCAATATGGAGTCGTGCGTATGAACACCAGCAATCCGAAATCTGCTGGTTTTACAGGAGCGAACTGCATGAATTATAAAAATCATATTACAGGACCTAATTATTCCATTCAAGGAAATATTTTATTAGGCCAGATGGTTTTGGATTCGATGGAGGCTAGGTTTAACAGGGAACCTGGTGATTTGGCCTGTAAATTAATGGCAGCAATGGAAGGCGCAAAAATGATTGGTGCTGATTCAAGATGCACTTCCAATGGATCATCGTCTTTGTTTGCTTTTTTAAAAGTTGCTCAACCTGGCGATTTGTTTGGACAACCCTCTTTGCTTGTTTCGCTTAAAACACCAGCCAATTCTGGTATTGAACCAATTGATTCATTACAAATATTATTCAATGCAGAAAGAACATGCACCTACACAGCAGTGGGATTAGAAGAACATATCGAACAGCTTATAAATTTTCAACTTTTTCCTAATCCAAGTAGCGATAAAGTTGTTTTGCGTTCCAATAACCCATACAAGGAGTATACTTGGCTTATTCGAAATATACTTGGAGCCAAAATAGAATCTGGCACAGATAAGGGACAAATAGAAATCAATACTTTAGGTTGGAAAAAAGGCTTGTATACGATTGAAATTAGAGTTGAGAAGACCAGAATTATTAAAAAATTTACTGTGAATTGA
- the rpsF gene encoding 30S ribosomal protein S6, protein MEKRYETVFILTPVLSDDQAKEAAKKIKKTITDLGGKIVNEENWGLKKLAYPIQKKTTGFYHLLEFAGEGQEIINALELTFKRDERILRFLTVALDKHAMAYADKRKGLVADGKIKKKETATS, encoded by the coding sequence ATGGAAAAACGCTATGAGACGGTCTTCATTTTAACTCCCGTTTTGTCTGATGATCAGGCAAAGGAGGCCGCAAAAAAAATTAAAAAAACCATCACAGATCTGGGAGGCAAGATTGTGAATGAAGAGAACTGGGGCCTAAAAAAATTGGCTTACCCTATTCAAAAGAAAACAACTGGATTCTATCACTTACTTGAGTTTGCAGGTGAAGGACAAGAAATTATCAACGCGCTTGAATTAACTTTCAAACGTGATGAGCGTATTCTTCGTTTCTTAACTGTGGCTTTAGACAAGCACGCTATGGCTTATGCTGACAAACGTAAAGGTTTAGTTGCTGACGGTAAGATTAAGAAAAAAGAAACAGCAACTTCTTAA
- a CDS encoding DUF2911 domain-containing protein gives MIQKLKLFSVGVAIAAISSTTLNAQLKVPAPSPLQTVKQAFALSDISIEYSRPGAKGRLVYGDVVPFGKVWRTGANASTKITFGDDVKVEGNAIPAGTYALYTVPGKDNWEIIIYKDLTLGGNVADYKKENDVAHFTVKPRALNDKVETLTINFADITSSTVNVELNWEKTSVTFAVVADIDSKIMKDIEAKVVNDNRPYFQAASYYYESGKDLVKAGEWVDKAIAANPKGFWMVMLKAKIQVKQKDIKGAVASAEKVITIATEAKNDDYVAQAQKLIAENKK, from the coding sequence ATGATTCAAAAATTAAAATTATTTTCAGTTGGTGTTGCAATTGCTGCGATATCAAGCACCACTTTAAACGCACAATTAAAAGTGCCTGCGCCAAGCCCATTACAAACTGTTAAACAAGCTTTTGCTTTATCAGATATTTCAATCGAATATTCTCGCCCAGGCGCAAAAGGCCGTCTAGTTTACGGTGATGTTGTACCTTTTGGTAAAGTGTGGCGCACAGGAGCTAATGCTTCAACAAAAATAACTTTTGGTGATGATGTAAAAGTAGAAGGAAATGCAATACCTGCAGGAACTTACGCTTTATATACTGTACCAGGAAAAGATAATTGGGAAATAATTATCTATAAAGATTTAACACTAGGTGGTAATGTAGCAGATTACAAAAAGGAAAACGATGTTGCTCATTTTACTGTTAAGCCTAGGGCATTAAATGATAAAGTAGAAACGTTAACCATTAATTTTGCCGATATAACATCAAGTACCGTTAACGTTGAACTTAACTGGGAAAAAACGAGTGTTACTTTTGCTGTTGTGGCAGATATTGATTCAAAAATAATGAAAGACATTGAAGCTAAAGTCGTGAACGATAATCGTCCGTACTTTCAAGCTGCAAGTTATTATTACGAAAGCGGAAAAGACCTTGTAAAAGCAGGTGAATGGGTTGATAAGGCAATTGCCGCTAATCCAAAAGGTTTTTGGATGGTTATGTTGAAAGCAAAAATACAGGTAAAGCAAAAAGACATTAAAGGCGCGGTTGCAAGTGCTGAAAAAGTAATTACGATAGCGACAGAAGCTAAAAACGATGATTATGTTGCTCAAGCTCAGAAATTAATTGCAGAGAACAAGAAGTAA
- a CDS encoding PorP/SprF family type IX secretion system membrane protein, with product MRFVHYIFFCIALGMSFESLGQDIHFSQFNSSLLNLSPGYTGMFNGDYRIGAVYRSQWQSVPVSYSTFGISGEKRFKPKQLERDMIGVGIMFNNDKAGDSRYGTTQLYASGSYIFLGKQDSTLIVTVGANVGWCRVGFDFSKMTFENQFDGLAYNSSLETGEQFGFTSVNFADISLGSVVQYIHKEKHRFSYGLGLQHLTTPSISYQGDNASRLDFKFTNCLSYSTPISEKTDIIAEALFTNQGKYYELIPHVSFKYFFDRDDNKAILAGACFRARDAVVFRLGYTNKTLQSGISYDINVSRFNRASNFRGGFEIFINYIIKVKPGFIARKRYCPVFM from the coding sequence TTGAGATTTGTACATTATATATTTTTTTGCATTGCTCTTGGAATGTCCTTTGAGTCTTTAGGTCAGGATATCCATTTTTCTCAATTTAATTCCTCGCTTTTAAATCTTAGTCCTGGGTATACCGGTATGTTTAATGGCGATTACCGTATTGGTGCCGTTTACAGGAGTCAATGGCAAAGTGTACCAGTTTCTTACTCAACATTTGGTATAAGCGGCGAAAAGCGCTTTAAACCCAAACAATTGGAGCGGGATATGATTGGAGTTGGCATTATGTTTAATAATGATAAAGCTGGCGATTCTCGTTATGGAACAACTCAGCTTTACGCAAGTGGTTCTTATATTTTTTTAGGAAAGCAAGATAGTACATTAATTGTAACTGTTGGAGCCAATGTTGGTTGGTGTAGGGTGGGGTTTGATTTTAGTAAAATGACTTTTGAAAATCAGTTTGATGGTTTAGCTTACAATAGTAGTTTAGAAACGGGTGAACAATTTGGTTTTACGAGTGTAAACTTTGCCGATATCAGCCTCGGTTCTGTTGTGCAATATATTCATAAAGAAAAACATCGCTTTAGTTATGGTTTAGGATTACAACATTTAACAACACCATCAATAAGTTATCAGGGAGATAATGCAAGCCGTCTTGATTTTAAATTCACCAACTGTTTGAGTTATTCAACTCCTATTTCTGAAAAGACAGATATTATTGCAGAGGCCTTATTTACTAATCAGGGAAAATACTATGAGTTAATTCCACACGTGTCATTTAAATATTTTTTCGATCGAGATGATAATAAAGCAATTTTAGCTGGTGCTTGTTTTAGAGCTAGAGACGCAGTAGTTTTTAGACTTGGCTATACTAACAAAACGCTGCAGAGTGGAATTTCTTATGACATTAATGTGAGTCGTTTTAATCGCGCATCAAATTTTAGAGGTGGATTTGAAATTTTTATAAATTATATTATTAAGGTAAAACCAGGCTTTATCGCTAGAAAACGCTATTGTCCGGTATTTATGTGA